From Besnoitia besnoiti strain Bb-Ger1 chromosome X, whole genome shotgun sequence, one genomic window encodes:
- a CDS encoding hypothetical protein (encoded by transcript BESB_018290) has translation MQVVQGLPQRREGAEGRGGRKKSLAGAAGGSDEATTVQLPPTKRGVKKAGGLSSLLLLHQHEAFAEMNGDPGAQETVARFAETEENRDGERAANTAHGAKPGALSDNDAERAQTGGAGPSAERAAEEDDDKLQVLPTPRVAEEEAAGERGNPASLEDAAAPGAFPDLSDERGESAEAETGNSQKRRKTANGVCRASPPAAQQEAPAERQDTLSCDAETQHAPPAPPSPTASVALSPSPMLPSQPAASPPPLSPLQIASPSHTGPSASASSPDSQVSPSQAPREASAQGDARRGASPGPEVDAEAPFFGESFSQSWSKTRLVFALPRRPPVRPSPPPSVACLMSETQASALLASPAFWADFQQHVARLCAPDNPADGPPRARGHSELETAADPHGVARPEKKGEGADEGDERTNVRRHSGNSREGDAATAPGTVDKDGEKVNGDVAARRPLLEAAKGPTGEEGRENGGTGVQGDEPQARGLSPRSFSVSSVSASPLSSRCVFSPLPAASSLDIASSAETEKPFSHTQARESQLADAHIESLPPRMRSEKPVRAADESACAFRGRALHELAVGALKAVCSAFAQGTGGLVRESLAAELAPLARASSASGAASSPKTASASCGTSQRRREAELRDAAEAAQAQRQSLASHLRLLALEFRAQERDAAESRRRPLDAEAGEDAPRAHTENQQTRENPSGEAEGGSSEETEGDTQTSPRAGGGPLPPAGLRSRCSLGEAASERPPSEAVGGRSLPEGSAPPSVSDRRGDHDGVRRVARVESFSRPLQSSFVSQVASVSPPAAPQGSSAPTLSPGDADVPGPAASLRSASSEARSSPWRARDDAETCEAPASGGPRPRRAPTSNLWCRSYVGRRAGLYEVSLAAEGETAYRGFPLWKVLACELGKISFAASPRGGGSGSPRACDGREALRGSTALVQNTVKLLEIAVARSDAFRLYATASSGAPACNSQSSGARQRERDAASRSGGRPRDGRGGAVSARKKRKGQRDPRQEAAAHSAGLDEDAETEADEEATGWSASASAESEGECESRSNDGNAPPRSATFFLPSPPFLRASLFALLQPFLSPLAAHETPSSLADFFAALRAWLRATAAAPAFAGDAGLAAKRELVETPEGLKLSDAQMATAVDVNGVEDVTKREDGGEAEKTLELWMSRREAERTACQLERARVQLLEDVRSCAAILARVQEGVLDVNALCQGVEERADDLEGSADGRQEAETESSSRPAHRRAEVESTGRANGAALRREPRHRAKRWGCAETRLETQSEDEDPRAGRAAGAELAAKKLRSRATAAVASGRGKGAERGGGRLPRPESLPRPRQNPPVTKEQASPIAEANVSQDEALTLEAGEPAPAGADASSPHSFSQHASANINHAFLLVARDLLLTEALLRLSVFAQSPADCPPEGELVLKQIERTVEAGDGDDALLSVLQFCRDLEEHRLATEFLQQKRASPRPSQSSADGQAAKAEGARGREKDDKLAGMKDCASQHDDEEEQDGSGLEEGETERAAHEATSHDAQAEEGRLVLGGVAGAAGDRQGESDEQSMHQGGARGSGANAGRLETHAAKHEEDSMESGRSRRRRASLSVLLDDSQAPSFAPESVWSSGCREPAPRASLSLRCSLELDRWRPQEPAQVARERGNEGSAEALRGLSEDAAGGRRRGGRVGASSDAGRCNGDDSRSALALSFCRRDRRPQRGDAPGLRPVALQPVWLARYSALFQRLFFQAARHLAGFVALVNQGGLPETYLASWYGHWVGLRSYHEMFAQLAHERRALDAALQQFAQALPAQDEAEMTEEDDVGGVTREGAKSPQALDCEGATGRRRTRSQMRDEAARSEAARGKEKTGRKGRDARSKASARGRSDEGAGDKRRRNRRGTRLSPVRQQERQTRRKRGEPGALKREDDVEDVPTQPLRPVKCSVSPWLGGRCYQHRSVSPSLGLRPPSPFCARCVSCVSEGSLREASGLARGRRSEREMSHALRGAGGPEGDVKNARWVLLVPSEADGRRPAAAESPASLAPQLLRSSEGGMVAVCSHGAFPGGEEASARLVERDDKGRGRHVAECKYEVAAAPFFDAPPLHDIHAARCVHAAALHSIPREMAIYSKDERLDPAAAGFFIKKERRCRWSAEETEVFVHAVSEHGIGNWKQISRFYGHRLGGRTNMQLKDKWLNLVKHNHVLEDPETGTWVLRRLT, from the exons ATGCAAGTTGTCCAAGGTCttccgcagcgcagagagggcgcggaaggacgaggcggacggaagaagagcctcgcgggagcggcgggcggctcgGATGAGGCGACAACTGTCCAGCTGCCGCCGACCAAGCGCGGCGTCAAGAaggccggcggcctctcgtCGCTGTTGCTTCTGCACCAGCACGAAGCGTTCGCCGAGATGAACGGCGACCCGGGAGCCCAGGAGACTGTCGCCAGGTTTGCAGAGACGGAGGAAAACCGAGACGGTGAGCGCGCCGCAAACACAGCGCACGGGGCGAAGCCTGGCGCTCTATCAGACAACGACGCGGAACGAGCCCAaacaggaggcgcaggcccctCTGCCGagcgcgcagctgaagaagacgacgacaagCTGCAGGTTTTGCCGACTCCACGCGttgcagaagaggaagcagcaggcgagcgcgggaaCCCAGCCTCCCTCGAagatgctgcagcgccgggTGCGTTCCCCGACTTGAGCGACGAGCGAGGTgagagcgcggaggcagagacaggcaaTTCtcagaagcggaggaagaccgCGAACGGTGTGTGTCGGGCGTCGCCACCCGCGGCAcagcaggaggcgcctgccgaACGTCAGGACACTCTCTcctgcgacgcagagacacagcatgcgccgcccgccccccccagTCCGAcggcgtctgtcgctctctcgccttcgccgatgCTTCCCTCGCAACCTGCGGcgtccccgccgccgctgtcgcctctgcagatcGCGTCACCGTCGCATACAGGCCcaagcgcctctgcgtcgtctccggaCTCGCAAGTCTCGCCCTCGCAAGCGCCGCGtgaggcgtctgcgcagggcgacgcgcgccgaggcgcctcgcccgggCCCGAGgtggacgcagaggcgcccttCTTCGGCGAGTCCTTCTCGCAGTCCTGGTCCAAGACGCGGCTGGTgttcgcgctgccgcggcgcccgcccgtgcggccttctccgccgccgtcggtcGCGTGCCTGAtgagcgagacgcaggcgagcgcgctgctcgcctcgccggcgttcTGGGCGGACTTTCAGCAGCATGTTgcgaggctctgcgcgcCCGACAACCCCGCCGAcgggcctccgcgggctcgcgggcACAGCGAGCTCGAGACCGCGGCAGACCCTCACGGAGTCGCAAGGCCcgagaagaaaggcgagggagcagacgaaggcgacgaacgCACCAACGTTCGACGCCACAGTGGAAacagccgcgaaggcgacgcggcgacagcgcctgGCACAGTCGACaaggacggcgagaaggtCAACGGAGACGTCGCCGCCAGACGGCCGCTTCTGGAGGCTGCGAAGGGGCCGACTGGGGAGGAAGGGCGAGAGAACGGGGGGACGGGGGTCCAGGGGgacgagccgcaggcgcgaggcctctctccgcggtccttctccgtctcgtccgtgtccgcctcgccgctgtcttcgcggtgcgttttctcgccgttgcccgcggcctcctccctgGACATTGCCTCCAGCGCGGAGACCGAGAAGCCGTTCAGccacacgcaggcgagggagagtcAGCTGGCGGACGCACACATCGAGTCGCTGCCCCCTCGCATGCGTTCTGAGAAACCCGTCCGAGCCGCGGACGAGTCGGCCTGCGCgttccgcgggcgcgccttgCACGAGCTCGCCGTAGGCGCTCTGAAggccgtctgcagcgccttcgcgcaggGCACCGGAGGCCTCGTTCGCGAGAGTCTCGCTGCGGAGTTGGCGCCTCTTGCCCGTgcctcgagcgcctcaggcgccgcgtcttctccgaagacggcgtcggcgtcctgcggcacttcgcagcgccggcgggaggcggagttgcgcgacgccgcggaagccgctCAGGCCCAGCGTCAGAGCCTCGCCAGCCAcctgcgcctgctcgcgcTCGAGTTCCGCGCCCaggagcgcgacgcagccgagTCGAGACGCCGTCCCCTGgatgcggaggcgggcgaggacgcgccgcgcgcacacACAGAGAACCAACAGACTCGGGAGAATCcgagcggcgaagcggagggcggaagcagcgaggagacagaaggaGACACCCAGACGTCGCCAAGGGCGGGCGGTGGGCCGCTCCCTCCAGCCGGACTCcgaagccgctgcagcctcggcgaggcggcttcagagcggccgccgtcggaggccgtcggcggccgctctcTGCCAGAagggagcgcgccgccgtccgtgAGCGACAGGCGAGGTGACCACGACGGGgtgaggcgcgtcgcgcgcgtcgagtcCTTCAGTCGGCCGCTGCAGTCGTCGTTTGTGTCGCAGGTGGCGTCTGTGTCTCCTCCGGCGGCTCCGCAGGGGTCGTCCGCGCCGACTCTCTCCcctggcgacgcggacgtgccggggcccgcggcgtctctgcgtagcgcgagcagcgaggctCGCAGCAGCCCGTGGAGAGCGCGCGATGACGCAGAGACTTgtgaggcgcccgcgagcggaggcccgcggccgcgccgggcgccgacCTCGAATCTGTGGTGTCGGTCCTACgtcggtcgccgcgccgggctGTACGAAgtgtcgctcgccgcggagggcgagacagCCTACCGCGGCTTTCCGCTGTGGAAGGTGCTAGCATGCGAACTGGGAAAgatctccttcgccgcgtccccgcgcggcggcgggtctgggtcgccccgcgcgtgcgacggccgcgaggccctccgGGGTTCCACTGCTCTCGTGCAAAACACAGTGAAGCTGCTGGAgatcgccgtcgcccgctccGACGCGTTTCGCCTCTACGCCACTGCGTCGTCGGGCGCGCCAGCCTGCAATTCGCAGAGCTCtggcgcgcgacagcgcgagagggacgcggcttcgcgctcgGGGGGGCGACCCCgagacgggcgaggcggcgcagtctccgccaggaagaagcggaaaggGCAACGCGACCCGCGCcaagaggccgccgcgcactcAGCCGGGctcgacgaagacgccgagacgGAGGCCGATGAGGAGGCGACCGGTTGGAgtgcctcggcgtcggccgAGTCAGAGGGGGAATGCGAAAGCCGCAGCAACGACGGAAATGCCCCTCCGCGGAGCGCCACGTTTTTTCTTCCGtctcctccttttcttcgcgcgtccCTTTTTGCGCTCCTGCAAccttttctctcgcctctcgctgcgcacgagaccccgtcctctctcgcggacttcttcgcagcgctccgcgcgtggctccgcgcgactgcggctgcgccggccttcgcgggcgacgcgggcctTGCTGCGAAGCGCGAGCTCGTGGAGACGCCAGAGGGTCTGAAGctcagcgacgcgcagatgGCGACGGCGGTCGACGTGAACGGCGTGGAGGACGTGACGAAGCGGGAGGACGGCGGGGAGGCGGAAAAGACGCTGGAACTCTGGATgtctcgccgcgaggcggagcgaaCGGCATGCCAGCTGGAACGCGCACGTGTGCAGCTGCTCGAGGACGtgcgctcctgcgccgccatcTTGGCTCGCGTGCAGGAAGGCGTCCTCGATGTGAATGCGCTTTGCCAAGGCGTCGAGGAGAGAGCAGACGACCTcgagggcagcgcggacGGGCGTcaagaagcggagacagagagctcGAGTCGGCCTGCACACAGGCGAGCCGAAGTGGAGTCGACAGGCCGCGCaaacggcgcggcgctgcgccgcgagccgcgccacaGAGCCAAGAGGTGGGGCTGCGCCGAAACCCGACTTGAGACGCAATCCGAAGACGAGGATCCCAGGgcggggcgagcggcaggcgccgaatTGGCGGCTAAGAagctccgctcgcgcgcaaCGGCAGCCGTGGCGAGCGGCAGGGGAAagggcgcagagcgaggcggcggccgccttccCAGACCCGAGTCGCTGCCACGCCCACGGCAGAATCCGCCTGTGACCAAGGAGCAGGCCTCGCCGATAGCGGAGGCGAATGTCTCGCAGGACGAAGCGTTGACGCTCGAAGCTGGGgagccggcgcccgcaggggCCGATGCATCCTCGCCCCACAGTTTCTCGCAGCATGCCAGCGCAAACATCAATCACGCTTTTCTGCTTGTGGCACGGGACTTGCTTCTGACTGaagctctgctgcggctctcggTGTTCGCGCAGAGCCCCGCAGACTGTCCCCCAGAAGGCGAGTTGGTGTTAAAGCAGATTGAACGGACtgtggaggcgggcgacggagacgatgcgcttctctctgttCTGCAGTTCTGCCGAGACCTCGAAGAGCACCGCCTCGCGACGGAGTTCCTCCAGCAgaagcgcgcctcgccgaggCCCTCGCAGAGCTCCGCAGACGGTCAGGCAGCCAaggccgagggcgcgcgcgggagggagaaggacgaCAAGCTGGCGGGCATGAAGGACTGCGCGTCACagcacgacgacgaagaagagcaagacggcagcggcctcgaagagggcgagacagagagagcggcgcacgAGGCAACAAGCCACgatgcgcaggcggaggagggccgCCTCGTTCTGGGTggtgtcgcgggcgccgcgggtgaCCGCcaaggcgagagcgacgagcaGAGCATGCATCAGGGGGGGGCGCGTGGTTCGGGCGCGAACGCCGGCAGGCTggaaacgcatgcagccaAGCACGAAGAGGACTCGATGGAGTCAGGCCGatcccgccggcgcagggcgtCACTGTCGGTGCTGCTGGATGACTCCCAAGctccctccttcgcgccgGAGAGCGTCTGGAGCTCGGGCTGTCGCGAGCCCGCACCGcgggcctcgctctccctccgGTGCTCTCTCGAGCTTGACCGCTGGCGGCCCCAGGAGCCTGCGCAAGTCGCGCGGGAGCGTGGCAACGAGGGCAGCGCTgaggcgctccgcggcctctccgaggacgcggcgggaggccggaggcgaggcgggcgagtgggcgcgtccagcgacgcagggcgTTGCAACGGCGATGACTCTCGGTCGGCTTTGGCGCTGTcgttctgccgccgcgaccggcgcccgcagcgaggcgacgcgcccggcCTGCGGCCCGTCGCGCTCCAACCCGTCTGGCTGGCGAGGTACTCTGCGCTGTTtcagcgcctcttctttcAAGCGGCTCGCCACCTTGCGggcttcgtcgccctcgtcaaCCAGGGCGGGCTGCCGGAGACGTATCTGGCGAGCTGGTACGGGCACTGGGTTGGTCTTCGCAGCTACCACGAGATGTTTGCGCAGCTCGCTcacgagcggcgcgcgctggatgcggcgctccagcagtTCGCGCAGGCACTTCCCGCCCAAGACGAAGCGGAGATgactgaagaagacgacgtgGGCGGCGtcacgcgcgagggcgccaagtctccgcaggcgctcgacTGCGAGGGCGCAACTGGCCGCCGGAGGACTCGAAGCCAAatgcgcgacgaggcggcacgGAGCGAAGCTGCAAGGGGGAAAGAGAAAACCGGGCGGAAGGGGAGAGACGCCAGAAGcaaggcctccgcgcgaggccggagcgacgaaggcgcaggcgacaagCGGCGACGAAATcgcagagggacgcggcTAAGCCCTGTGCGCCAGCAGGAGCGCCAAACGAGGCGGAAACGCGGCGAACCGGGGGCTCtgaagcgagaagacgacgtGGAAGA CGTGccgacgcagccgctgcggccggtGAAGTGCTCGGTGTCGCCGTGGCTGGGCGGCAGGTGTTACCAGCATcgcagcgtctcgccttcgctgggcttgcgcccgccttctccgtTCTGCGCCAGGTGTGTGAGCTGCGTGAGCGAAGGGAgtctgcgcgaggcctccggcTTGGCTAGGGGGCGTcgcagcgagagggagaTGTCGCACGCGCTTCGTGGCGCGGGGGGACCGGAGGGCGACGTGAAGAACGCGCGCTGGGTGCTGCTGGTGcccagcgaggcggacggccggcggcccgctgctgccgagtcgcccgcctcgctcgcgccgcagcttctgcgGAGCTCCGAGGGCGGTAT